In Streptomyces sp. NBC_00091, the following proteins share a genomic window:
- a CDS encoding SIS domain-containing protein has translation MSHVAHELGTQPECWERAAELAPAHRAVLPRPGERTAIVGCGTSYYMAQAAAALREEAGQGETDAFPASEFPHRRRYDRVVALTRSGTTTEVLHLLAGLREAGIPATAVVGDPHTPVMTLADELVVLDFADERSVVQTRFATTALTLLRAHVGAHTPAVIADARAALEQPLPAGLEARGQFTFLGRGWSVGLAQEAALKMREASLSWAEAYPAMEYRHGPVSVTGPGSVTWSLGGTPEGIAEQVLGTGAQWVDGALDPLAELVRVHRLAVAVAAHRELDPDAPRNLTRSVILTAGEGAVR, from the coding sequence ATGAGTCACGTCGCGCACGAGTTGGGCACGCAGCCCGAATGCTGGGAACGGGCCGCCGAACTGGCCCCCGCCCACCGGGCGGTGCTGCCGAGGCCCGGCGAGCGTACCGCGATCGTCGGGTGCGGGACCTCGTACTACATGGCCCAGGCCGCCGCGGCCCTGCGGGAGGAGGCCGGACAGGGGGAGACCGACGCCTTCCCCGCCTCGGAGTTCCCGCACCGCCGACGCTACGACCGGGTGGTCGCCCTGACCCGGTCCGGGACCACCACCGAGGTGCTGCACCTCCTCGCCGGGCTGCGGGAGGCCGGGATCCCGGCCACCGCCGTCGTTGGGGACCCGCACACCCCGGTGATGACCCTCGCGGACGAACTCGTCGTCCTGGATTTCGCCGACGAGCGGTCCGTCGTCCAGACCCGCTTCGCCACCACCGCCCTCACCCTCCTGCGTGCCCACGTCGGCGCCCACACCCCCGCCGTGATCGCCGACGCCCGCGCCGCCCTCGAACAGCCGCTGCCGGCAGGGCTGGAGGCGCGCGGCCAGTTCACCTTCCTCGGGCGGGGCTGGAGCGTCGGCCTCGCCCAGGAGGCGGCCCTGAAGATGCGCGAGGCCTCGCTGTCGTGGGCCGAGGCCTACCCCGCGATGGAGTACCGGCACGGCCCCGTCAGCGTCACCGGACCGGGCTCGGTGACCTGGTCGCTGGGCGGCACCCCCGAAGGGATCGCCGAACAGGTCCTCGGGACCGGCGCGCAATGGGTGGACGGCGCACTCGACCCGCTGGCCGAGCTGGTCCGGGTGCACCGCCTCGCCGTCGCCGTCGCCGCGCACCGCGAGCTCGACCCCGACGCGCCCCGCAACCTCACCCGCTCGGTCATCCTCACCGCGGGCGAGGGGGCGGTCCGATGA
- a CDS encoding class II fructose-bisphosphate aldolase translates to MSLAPSGTLVAEAAAAGRAVAAFNIITLEHAEAVIEGAERTGLPVILQLSENAVKFRGGALLPITRAAAACAEAARVPVGLHLDHVKSPDLLRQAADAGFGSVMYDAAHLPYAENLESTRSAADWAHANGLWIEAELGEVGGKDGAAPLDPHAPGARTDPDEARRFVADSGVDALAVAIGSSHAMTSRTAALDHALLARLAKTLDVPLVLHGSSGLPDGELASAVAGGIRKVNIGTALNLAMTEAIRTHLTPADPRPYLTAARAAMAATAEAMIRVLDRP, encoded by the coding sequence ATGAGCCTGGCCCCCTCCGGGACCCTCGTCGCCGAGGCGGCCGCCGCCGGCCGCGCCGTCGCCGCCTTCAACATCATCACCCTGGAGCACGCCGAAGCCGTGATCGAGGGCGCCGAACGGACCGGGCTGCCCGTCATCCTGCAACTCAGCGAGAACGCCGTGAAGTTCCGCGGCGGAGCCCTGCTTCCCATCACCCGGGCCGCCGCCGCCTGCGCCGAGGCCGCCCGGGTGCCCGTCGGCCTCCACCTCGACCACGTCAAGAGCCCCGACCTGCTGCGGCAGGCCGCCGACGCCGGCTTCGGGTCCGTGATGTACGACGCCGCGCACCTGCCCTACGCCGAGAACCTCGAGTCCACCCGGTCCGCCGCCGACTGGGCCCACGCCAACGGGCTGTGGATCGAAGCGGAGCTGGGCGAGGTCGGCGGCAAGGACGGGGCCGCGCCGCTCGACCCGCACGCGCCGGGCGCCCGTACCGACCCGGACGAGGCGCGGCGGTTCGTCGCCGACTCCGGGGTGGACGCCCTGGCCGTGGCCATCGGCAGCAGCCACGCCATGACCAGCCGGACCGCCGCCCTCGACCACGCCCTGCTGGCGCGGCTGGCCAAGACGCTGGACGTACCGCTGGTCCTGCACGGCTCCTCCGGCCTGCCGGACGGGGAACTGGCGTCCGCGGTGGCCGGCGGCATCCGCAAGGTCAACATCGGCACCGCCCTCAACCTGGCCATGACCGAGGCCATCCGCACCCACCTGACCCCGGCCGACCCCCGCCCGTACCTCACCGCCGCCCGCGCGGCGATGGCGGCGACGGCCGAGGCCATGATCCGGGTCCTCGACCGGCCCTGA
- a CDS encoding acyl-CoA dehydrogenase family protein has protein sequence MHLEYTPEQQQLRTELRAYFARLIPEDVHARYEDPAAQKRFYRETIRRLGADGWLGVGWPEEYGGRGMSPMDQFIFFDEAAQAVVPLPLMALNTVGPTIMQFGTDEQKAYFLPKILAGEIDFAIGYSEPDAGTDLAALKCKAVREGDEESGTYVVNGQKIWTTNGDTADWVWLAVRTDPQAPAHKGITMLLVPTSDPGYSCTLINTLASHDTTASYYENIRVPASRRVGQENKGWRLITNQLNHERVTLAAHGTMAIRALHDVQRWAAGTKLADGRRVIDLTWVRGRLARTHARLDAMKLLNWQMVNAVQSGTLTPQDASAVKVYGSEARRDAYAWLMEIVGAAGSLKDGSAGAVLHGELERGYRSAVIFTFGGGNNEIQREIISWIGLGMPRVRR, from the coding sequence GTGCACCTCGAATACACGCCTGAGCAGCAGCAGTTGCGCACCGAGCTGCGCGCCTACTTCGCCCGGCTGATCCCTGAGGACGTCCACGCCCGTTACGAGGACCCCGCCGCGCAGAAGCGCTTCTACCGGGAGACCATCCGCCGGCTCGGCGCCGACGGCTGGCTCGGGGTCGGCTGGCCCGAGGAGTACGGCGGGCGCGGCATGTCCCCGATGGACCAGTTCATCTTCTTCGACGAGGCCGCGCAGGCCGTCGTTCCGCTGCCGCTGATGGCGCTCAACACCGTGGGCCCGACCATCATGCAGTTCGGCACCGACGAGCAGAAGGCGTACTTCCTCCCCAAGATCCTCGCCGGTGAGATCGACTTCGCCATCGGCTACAGCGAGCCGGACGCCGGCACCGACCTGGCCGCCCTCAAGTGCAAGGCGGTCCGCGAGGGCGACGAGGAGAGCGGCACCTACGTCGTCAACGGCCAGAAGATCTGGACCACCAACGGCGACACCGCCGACTGGGTCTGGCTCGCCGTCCGCACCGACCCGCAGGCCCCCGCGCACAAGGGCATCACCATGCTCCTCGTGCCGACCTCCGACCCCGGCTACTCCTGCACCCTCATCAACACCCTCGCCTCGCACGACACCACCGCCAGCTACTACGAGAACATCCGCGTCCCCGCGAGCCGCCGCGTCGGGCAGGAGAACAAGGGCTGGCGCCTGATCACCAACCAGCTCAACCACGAGCGCGTCACCCTCGCCGCCCACGGCACGATGGCCATCCGCGCCCTGCACGACGTCCAGCGCTGGGCCGCCGGGACGAAACTCGCCGACGGCCGCCGCGTCATCGACCTCACCTGGGTCCGCGGCCGCCTCGCCCGCACCCACGCCCGGCTCGACGCGATGAAACTGCTCAACTGGCAGATGGTCAACGCCGTCCAGTCGGGCACCCTCACCCCGCAGGACGCCTCCGCCGTCAAGGTCTACGGCTCCGAGGCGCGCAGGGACGCGTACGCCTGGCTCATGGAGATCGTCGGCGCGGCGGGCTCCCTCAAGGACGGCTCGGCGGGCGCGGTCCTGCACGGCGAACTGGAACGCGGCTACCGCAGCGCCGTGATCTTCACCTTCGGCGGCGGCAACAACGAGATCCAGCGCGAGATCATCTCCTGGATCGGCCTCGGCATGCCAAGGGTCCGCCGCTGA
- a CDS encoding FAD-dependent oxidoreductase encodes MNAPATTDLPVVVIGAGPIGLAAAAHLVERGIEPLVLEAGPIAGTAVREWSHVRLFSTWGEVVDPAAEKLLAPTGWVEPDPATYPSGGDWAERYLEPLAEVLGRRVRYDATVTGVSRTGRDRIADADRDAQPFVIHYTAADGSEARVFARAVIDASGTWSTPGPAGASGLTALGEKSAADRVTYRVPDLKDPAVRARYAGKRTAVIGSGASAFTALAHLADLAKDEQGTHAAWILRRGISGSTFGGGEADQLPARGALGLAAKAAVDGGYADAVTGFRTEAVERDTDGRLVLVSEDGRRLDPVDEAIVLTGFRPDLTFLDELRLGLDERLQAPTDLAPLIDPNQHSCGTVYPHGANELSHPEKDVYLVGMKSYGRAPTFLAMTGYEQVRSIAAHLAGDQEAAERVELTLPETGVCGGAGLFDQPEAAEEAGGGCCAAPAGLTIGGC; translated from the coding sequence GTGAACGCGCCTGCCACCACCGACCTGCCCGTCGTCGTCATCGGAGCCGGCCCCATCGGTCTTGCGGCCGCAGCCCACCTGGTCGAACGCGGCATCGAACCGCTGGTCCTGGAGGCCGGACCGATCGCCGGCACCGCCGTCCGCGAGTGGTCGCATGTACGCCTGTTCTCCACCTGGGGCGAGGTCGTGGACCCGGCAGCCGAGAAGCTCCTCGCGCCCACCGGCTGGGTCGAGCCCGACCCGGCCACCTACCCCTCCGGCGGGGACTGGGCCGAGCGCTACCTCGAGCCGCTGGCCGAAGTCCTGGGCCGGCGGGTCCGCTACGACGCGACCGTCACCGGGGTCTCCCGCACCGGCCGCGACCGCATCGCCGACGCCGACCGCGACGCCCAGCCCTTCGTCATCCACTACACCGCCGCCGACGGCAGCGAGGCCCGCGTCTTCGCCCGCGCCGTCATCGACGCCTCCGGCACCTGGTCCACCCCCGGCCCGGCCGGCGCCAGCGGCCTCACCGCCCTCGGCGAGAAGAGCGCAGCCGACCGCGTCACCTACCGCGTCCCCGACCTCAAGGACCCGGCCGTCCGCGCCCGTTACGCCGGCAAGCGCACCGCCGTGATCGGCTCCGGAGCCTCCGCGTTCACCGCCCTCGCCCACCTCGCCGACCTCGCGAAGGACGAACAGGGCACCCACGCGGCCTGGATCCTGCGACGCGGCATCTCCGGTTCCACCTTCGGAGGCGGCGAAGCCGACCAGCTGCCCGCCCGCGGCGCCCTCGGTCTCGCCGCGAAAGCCGCCGTGGACGGCGGCTACGCGGACGCCGTCACCGGCTTCCGCACCGAAGCCGTCGAGCGCGACACCGACGGCCGCCTGGTCCTCGTCAGCGAGGACGGCCGCCGCCTGGACCCGGTCGACGAGGCCATCGTCCTGACCGGCTTCCGCCCCGACCTCACCTTCCTGGACGAGCTCCGCCTCGGCCTCGACGAGCGCCTCCAGGCACCCACCGACCTGGCCCCGCTGATCGACCCCAACCAGCACTCCTGCGGCACCGTCTACCCGCACGGAGCGAACGAGCTCTCCCACCCGGAGAAGGACGTCTACCTCGTCGGCATGAAGTCCTACGGCCGCGCCCCCACCTTCCTCGCCATGACCGGATACGAGCAGGTCCGCTCCATCGCCGCCCACCTCGCCGGCGACCAGGAAGCCGCCGAGCGCGTCGAGCTCACCCTCCCCGAGACCGGAGTCTGCGGCGGCGCCGGCCTCTTCGACCAGCCCGAAGCCGCCGAGGAGGCCGGGGGCGGGTGCTGCGCCGCTCCGGCCGGCCTCACCATCGGCGGCTGCTGA
- a CDS encoding helix-turn-helix transcriptional regulator, with product MSNAKVLPLLEADRAVAPCCPPLDERPMSADEAEATAKMFKALGDPVRLRLFSSVASHEGGEACVCDISDVGVSQPTVSHHLKKLKEAGLLTSERRGTWVYYRVESSVLAAMSALLAGAAKTG from the coding sequence ATGTCGAATGCGAAGGTTCTGCCGCTCCTGGAAGCCGATCGGGCCGTCGCGCCGTGCTGCCCGCCGCTGGACGAGCGCCCCATGTCCGCGGACGAGGCGGAGGCCACGGCGAAGATGTTCAAGGCCCTCGGCGACCCGGTCCGCCTGCGCCTGTTTTCCTCCGTCGCCTCGCACGAGGGCGGGGAGGCGTGCGTGTGCGACATCTCCGACGTCGGCGTCTCCCAGCCCACCGTCTCCCACCACCTGAAGAAGCTGAAGGAAGCCGGGCTGTTGACGTCCGAACGGCGTGGGACCTGGGTGTACTACCGCGTCGAGTCCTCCGTGCTCGCCGCCATGAGCGCCCTCCTGGCCGGTGCGGCGAAGACGGGGTGA
- a CDS encoding GNAT family N-acetyltransferase, with protein MRITALLPAHADAALAIYQAGIDEGDATFETTAPTWEAFDAAKLPDHRFAAVDEDGKVLGWVAATAVSDRCAYAGVVEHSVYVAPAARGRGVARALLEALIASTEEAGIWTIQSGVFPENTASLALHERAGFRIIGTRERIGRHHGQWRDVVLLERRSPRVD; from the coding sequence ATGCGCATCACCGCACTGCTGCCCGCGCACGCCGACGCGGCACTGGCGATCTATCAGGCCGGGATCGACGAGGGCGACGCCACCTTTGAGACCACCGCCCCGACCTGGGAGGCGTTCGACGCCGCCAAACTGCCGGACCACCGCTTCGCCGCGGTGGACGAGGACGGCAAGGTCCTCGGCTGGGTCGCCGCTACCGCGGTGTCGGACCGATGCGCGTACGCGGGCGTCGTCGAGCACTCCGTGTACGTCGCCCCGGCGGCGCGGGGCCGGGGCGTAGCCCGCGCCCTGCTGGAGGCGTTGATAGCCTCGACCGAAGAGGCCGGCATCTGGACGATCCAGTCAGGGGTCTTCCCGGAGAACACCGCCAGCCTCGCCCTCCACGAGCGTGCGGGCTTCCGGATCATCGGCACCCGCGAGCGCATCGGCCGTCACCACGGGCAGTGGCGCGACGTCGTCCTGCTGGAGCGCCGCAGCCCCCGAGTCGACTAG
- a CDS encoding oxygenase MpaB family protein, whose translation MRIEDADPGLYGPGSVTWQCHGDPVMWIAGIRALYLQALHPRAVRAVMENSDFQTDAWGRLLRTADFVGTVTYGTTDAAERAGARVRAIHRRLSATDPDTGEPFPVDDPELLLWVHCAQIDSFLHILRRSGVPLTPAQADSYVDENRVSARLVGLDPAAVPADAAALAAYFEEVRPRLAAGADARAVDDFLRAPPISPLLVPGRNLLWRPLVGLAYGTLPGWAHQLYGRPAPPPRAVTRRLRLTGRVLRSIPAGLRWQLPPGHILKAMRRLGPGSRPSAYTLRKPAAILDRPGRAQHDDGGGFKTWRSPD comes from the coding sequence ATGAGGATCGAGGACGCCGACCCGGGGCTCTACGGCCCCGGGTCCGTCACCTGGCAGTGCCACGGCGACCCGGTCATGTGGATCGCCGGGATCCGCGCGCTCTACCTCCAGGCCCTGCACCCGCGCGCCGTCCGCGCGGTCATGGAGAACTCCGACTTTCAGACAGACGCGTGGGGCCGGCTGCTGCGCACCGCCGACTTCGTCGGCACCGTCACCTACGGCACCACCGACGCCGCCGAGCGGGCCGGAGCCCGGGTCCGCGCGATCCACCGGCGACTCTCCGCCACCGACCCGGACACCGGGGAGCCCTTCCCCGTCGACGACCCCGAACTCCTGCTGTGGGTGCACTGCGCCCAGATCGACAGCTTCCTTCACATACTGCGCCGATCGGGTGTTCCCCTCACCCCAGCCCAGGCCGACAGCTATGTGGACGAGAACCGGGTGAGCGCCCGCCTCGTCGGCCTAGACCCGGCCGCCGTGCCCGCCGACGCCGCCGCCCTGGCCGCGTACTTCGAGGAGGTCCGCCCCCGCCTGGCCGCCGGGGCCGACGCCCGCGCCGTCGACGACTTCCTGCGCGCCCCGCCGATCTCCCCGCTCCTCGTCCCTGGCCGAAATCTGCTGTGGCGCCCGCTCGTTGGGCTCGCCTACGGAACCCTCCCCGGCTGGGCGCACCAGCTGTACGGCCGCCCCGCACCACCCCCGCGCGCGGTCACCCGTCGCCTGCGCCTCACCGGCCGCGTGCTGCGCAGCATTCCCGCAGGTCTACGCTGGCAGCTGCCTCCAGGTCACATCTTGAAAGCGATGCGCCGGCTGGGCCCCGGGAGCCGCCCCTCCGCGTACACACTGCGAAAACCAGCGGCCATACTGGACCGGCCGGGGAGGGCTCAGCACGACGACGGGGGCGGCTTTAAGACATGGCGGAGTCCAGACTGA
- a CDS encoding serine/threonine-protein kinase, which yields MAESRLIQGRYRSLDLIGRGGMGEVWRARDESLGRQVAVKCLKPLGPEQDAHFTQVLRERFRREARVAASLQHRGVTVVHDFGDDSAAGGPLYLVMELLEGRNLSQLMEENEARPLPVDVVLDIAEQMAAALGYTHDQGVVHRDLKPANIMRLTDGTVKICDFGIARLAHDIGFTAKLTGGGMAMGTPHYMSPEQIAGGEVDHRSDLYSLGCVLYEIATGAPPFDLGDSWSVLVGHRDTTPVPPREHRPELPGYFEQLVLDLLAKRPEDRPGDARHLHRRLVEARFGPGGPPAAQPPLPAWAEGMTAGRKAGIDARPASGEWAVLTGSWTAARPAATSGEHRITRPAPAEDPRLTAAYGLTRTPAAGEPDALAAGHTRAFALSRAGRPEEALAVYAAVAQGRARVLGPDHADTLAARQEEAYELGRLGRHGEAYEMYREVLAVRVRTTGPSHPDTLRCRHNLACVLGALGRHAEAHAAAAEVAADRAAVLGAEHADTLQTRYEAAYALGRLGRWQEALTGFRQVAAVRERVLGRDHPDALAARYETGIALGRTGRAAEALDLFRALVRDRTRAYGAADPETLRARHVLGVNLGRLDRWEEAVAEAREVGAARAAALGAEHPDTLVSRRELAVGLGRLGRWDEALPIYRDLSGIRERSLGDEHPDTVLAHADEAHCLERLGQVCYQEP from the coding sequence ATGGCGGAGTCCAGACTGATCCAGGGCCGGTACCGGTCACTCGATCTGATCGGGCGCGGCGGCATGGGCGAGGTGTGGCGCGCCCGCGACGAGTCGCTGGGCCGGCAGGTCGCCGTGAAGTGCCTCAAGCCGCTCGGCCCCGAGCAGGACGCCCACTTCACCCAGGTACTGCGCGAGCGCTTCCGCCGCGAGGCGCGGGTCGCCGCATCCCTCCAGCACCGGGGCGTCACCGTCGTGCACGACTTCGGCGACGACAGCGCGGCCGGCGGCCCCCTCTACCTGGTCATGGAACTCCTCGAGGGCCGCAACCTCAGCCAGCTCATGGAGGAGAACGAGGCGCGCCCGCTCCCCGTCGACGTGGTCCTCGACATCGCCGAGCAGATGGCCGCCGCCCTCGGCTACACCCACGACCAGGGCGTGGTCCACCGCGACCTCAAGCCCGCCAACATCATGCGCCTCACCGACGGCACGGTGAAGATCTGCGACTTCGGCATCGCCCGCCTGGCCCACGACATCGGCTTCACCGCCAAGCTCACCGGCGGCGGCATGGCCATGGGCACCCCGCACTACATGTCGCCCGAGCAGATCGCGGGCGGCGAGGTCGACCACCGCAGCGACCTGTACTCCCTCGGCTGCGTCCTCTACGAGATCGCCACCGGAGCCCCGCCCTTCGACCTCGGCGACTCCTGGTCCGTGCTCGTCGGCCACCGCGACACCACGCCCGTGCCGCCCCGCGAGCACCGGCCCGAGCTGCCCGGCTACTTCGAGCAGCTCGTGCTGGACCTGCTGGCCAAGCGCCCCGAAGACCGCCCCGGCGACGCCCGCCACCTGCACCGGCGCCTGGTCGAGGCCCGCTTCGGCCCCGGCGGACCGCCCGCCGCCCAGCCCCCGCTGCCCGCGTGGGCCGAGGGGATGACCGCCGGGCGCAAGGCCGGCATCGACGCCCGCCCCGCCAGCGGGGAGTGGGCCGTGCTCACCGGCTCCTGGACGGCGGCCCGCCCCGCCGCCACCTCCGGCGAGCACCGGATCACCCGGCCCGCCCCCGCCGAGGACCCCCGGCTCACCGCCGCGTACGGGCTCACCCGCACCCCCGCCGCCGGGGAGCCCGACGCGCTCGCCGCCGGGCACACCCGCGCGTTCGCCCTCAGCCGGGCCGGCCGGCCCGAAGAGGCCCTGGCCGTGTACGCGGCCGTGGCCCAGGGCCGGGCGAGGGTGCTCGGCCCCGACCACGCCGACACCCTCGCCGCCCGCCAGGAGGAGGCGTACGAACTGGGCCGGCTCGGCCGCCACGGCGAGGCGTACGAGATGTACCGCGAGGTGCTCGCCGTCCGCGTCCGCACCACGGGCCCGAGCCACCCCGACACCCTGCGCTGCCGCCACAACCTGGCCTGCGTCCTGGGCGCCCTCGGCCGGCACGCCGAGGCCCACGCCGCCGCCGCCGAGGTGGCCGCCGACCGCGCCGCCGTGCTCGGCGCCGAGCACGCCGACACCCTCCAGACCCGCTACGAGGCCGCCTACGCCCTCGGCCGGCTCGGCCGCTGGCAGGAGGCCCTCACCGGCTTCCGCCAGGTCGCCGCCGTACGGGAACGCGTACTCGGCCGGGACCACCCCGACGCCCTCGCCGCGCGCTACGAGACCGGCATCGCCCTGGGCCGCACCGGGCGCGCCGCCGAGGCCCTCGACCTGTTCCGGGCCCTGGTCCGCGACCGCACCCGGGCCTACGGCGCGGCCGACCCGGAGACCCTGCGGGCCCGGCACGTCCTCGGGGTCAACCTGGGCCGCCTCGACCGATGGGAGGAGGCCGTCGCCGAGGCCCGCGAGGTGGGCGCGGCGCGCGCCGCCGCGCTGGGCGCGGAACACCCGGACACCCTGGTCAGCCGCAGGGAACTCGCCGTCGGACTGGGCCGGCTCGGCCGCTGGGACGAGGCGCTGCCCATATACCGGGACCTGTCCGGCATCCGCGAACGCTCCCTCGGCGACGAGCATCCCGACACCGTCCTGGCCCACGCCGACGAGGCGCACTGCCTGGAGCGGCTCGGCCAGGTGTGCTACCAAGAGCCATGA
- a CDS encoding NAD(P)/FAD-dependent oxidoreductase — MTANAGSRGFAQDVYDAVIVGGGHNGLVAAAYLARAGRSVLVLERLGHTGGAAVSTRPFAGVDARLSRYSYLVSLLPAKIVRDLGLRFQVRRRTVSSYTPFERGGRPGGLLVGGGEARTRESFAKLTGSEREYEAWQAFYGTTGRLAQKVFPTLTEPLPTREELRARIDDEAAWRMLFEEPLGRAVEERFADDLVRGVVLTDGLIGTFADADDPSLVQNRCFLYHVIGGGTGDWDVPVGGMGALTDALAGAARAGGAEIATGHEALRIHTDGTSPAEVTFRTAAGEGTVVGRTVLVNASPRALAELLGESPDAAAPPPEGAQFKVNMLLSRLPRLRDTSVDPREAFGGTFHIAEGYEELRRAHAEAAAGELPSVPPSEIYCHSLADASILGPELAEQGFQTLTLFGLHTPARLFEKDNRQTREVLLTATLAQLDAHLAEPLTDCLAFDDDGRPCIEAKTPPDLERELRLPGGHIFHRDLSWPYGGGDGDPDAGRWGVETAHRNVLLCGAGAVRGGGVSGIPGHNAAMAVLER; from the coding sequence ATGACCGCCAACGCAGGCTCCCGGGGTTTCGCGCAGGACGTGTACGACGCGGTGATCGTGGGCGGCGGCCACAACGGCCTGGTCGCCGCCGCCTACCTGGCCCGCGCCGGCCGCTCGGTCCTGGTCCTGGAACGGCTCGGGCACACCGGCGGGGCCGCCGTCTCCACCCGCCCCTTCGCCGGGGTCGACGCCCGCCTCTCGCGCTACTCCTACCTCGTCTCGCTGCTTCCCGCGAAGATCGTCCGCGACCTGGGGCTGCGGTTCCAGGTGCGGCGGCGCACGGTCTCCTCGTACACCCCCTTCGAGCGGGGCGGCCGCCCGGGCGGACTCCTCGTCGGCGGCGGCGAGGCCCGCACCCGGGAGTCGTTCGCCAAGCTCACCGGCTCCGAGCGCGAGTACGAGGCCTGGCAGGCCTTCTACGGGACCACGGGGCGCCTCGCGCAGAAGGTCTTCCCCACCCTCACCGAACCGCTGCCCACCCGCGAGGAACTACGGGCCCGGATCGACGACGAGGCGGCCTGGCGGATGCTGTTCGAGGAGCCCCTCGGCCGGGCGGTGGAGGAGCGCTTCGCCGACGACCTGGTCCGGGGCGTGGTCCTCACCGACGGCCTGATCGGCACCTTCGCCGACGCCGACGACCCCTCGCTCGTCCAGAACCGCTGCTTCCTCTACCACGTCATCGGCGGCGGAACCGGCGACTGGGACGTGCCCGTCGGCGGCATGGGCGCCCTCACCGACGCGCTGGCCGGGGCCGCCCGGGCGGGCGGCGCGGAGATCGCCACCGGGCACGAGGCGCTGCGCATCCACACGGACGGCACCAGCCCGGCCGAGGTCACCTTCCGCACGGCGGCGGGCGAGGGCACCGTCGTCGGACGCACCGTCCTGGTCAACGCCTCCCCGCGGGCCCTGGCCGAACTCCTCGGCGAGAGCCCGGACGCCGCGGCCCCGCCCCCCGAGGGAGCCCAGTTCAAGGTCAACATGCTGCTGAGCCGGCTGCCCCGGCTGCGCGACACCTCGGTGGACCCCCGCGAGGCCTTCGGCGGCACCTTCCACATCGCCGAGGGCTACGAGGAGCTGCGGCGCGCCCACGCCGAGGCGGCCGCCGGGGAACTGCCGTCCGTACCGCCCTCGGAGATCTACTGCCACTCGCTGGCCGACGCCTCGATCCTCGGACCCGAACTCGCGGAGCAGGGCTTCCAGACGCTGACCCTCTTCGGCCTGCACACTCCGGCCCGGCTGTTCGAGAAGGACAACCGGCAGACCCGTGAGGTGCTGCTGACCGCCACCCTGGCCCAGCTGGACGCGCACCTGGCCGAGCCGCTCACCGACTGCCTGGCCTTCGACGACGACGGCCGGCCCTGCATCGAGGCCAAGACCCCGCCCGACCTGGAACGCGAACTGCGGCTGCCCGGCGGGCACATCTTCCACCGGGACCTGTCCTGGCCGTACGGGGGCGGGGACGGGGACCCGGACGCCGGGCGCTGGGGCGTGGAGACCGCGCACCGCAACGTCCTGCTGTGCGGTGCGGGGGCGGTCCGCGGCGGCGGGGTGAGCGGCATCCCGGGCCACAACGCGGCGATGGCGGTGCTGGAGCGCTGA